TAAACTGTTCGTTAAAGCTTTTACTACTGAAATTAAATTGCATTCCTAATTTCCAACAACTTCCACAGTGCAACAGGCAGAGAGGTGTTTGACTGGATCCTGGATCAAGGCTACTACTCAGAGCGGGACACCAGCAATGTGGTACGCCAAGTGCTGGAGGCGGTTGCTTACCTCCACTCACTCCACATTGTTCACAGAAATCTCAAGGTAATATGCTTCAGGATATCAAGTTGCATCATCAAATCAGAAGTATTCAAAACAACCTGACTGTACTGGAGTTCATTAAAAGAGACAAGATTAAACAAagaatataattttttaaacacatctaAATGTCCTCAATTAATCAATTAAAAGCTGTTTTCATCACATTGAAATAAAAGAGTACGATGTAAAAAGGTTTCCAGCAACTTTCAGTCCAGTTTTactaaatggctaaatgacttTTCCCTGAAAAACCAAATCGAAACACATTTCTGCACCGTTATCAGTTTTCTCAACAACAAACCTCAGCTTAGAGAAAAGGTGTGCAATCCAAAACATCTGCTTCTTGGAATTAATTTCCCTTTCTGCCAAGCTACCTGCCTACTGTGCATATTTGACAATTGTTCCATCCTCTGACAGCTGCCTCCTGCAGCGGGATGTTGTACGCACCACTTTTCTTTCTTAGAAATGACGTATTCAATCTCATTACACTGAAAAATGGCgagtttcaggtttgttttcttAAGAGAGCATCTCATGGGTTATGTATGTCCTTCACAGCATAGAAAGCAGAGTGCAGGCACAAACATCTAATATTATTTTCCCCCCAATGCCATGTTTGACTAGTTTTCAAATTCACATAGGCCACCTCCATGTGATGCTGGTACAAATGTGTTCATTTGTAGATAACAATGAGGAAACAAGGCTTTCAGGATCAATGACGCCTTTTTATTGACTTGTTtttctgcaatgttgccttttagttgtctgttattgttatttatgcttttgttgtctttattcttttattggaattttttgtttgtttgttttaatttcacttttaaGCATTGcaactttttcttcttcatcttaACTCACTAGTTTAATTGTGTTCTCTTACTTATATGTGGGACATCCCAAAATAAATCTCAGACCATATGAGATAATGTTTAGTCCTTGTAGCTCCTTGTTGATAAAGTCAGCATTTTTCTACAAGCTAGCATCATTGCACCGTGATAGAAAGATAGCAGCACCTTAAATTCTGACCAAATAGctccaaaaataataattataggTTTCATAAAACTAAGACACTACAATATAGTAACCATGCCAAACATTAGCTAGCATTATCATTATGAGCGTGTGAGAGGGATAGCATTAGCATATAGCTAAAAACCACTGTCTTGCAACTCATTAGTATGCAAATTTGAGACAATTAGAGAACGGTAGGTGTTGTATGATTTTAGACTTTTAAATGTGTGTCAGTTACAAATGCTGTGAAAATTGTTGAAATCCCACATGTTAATACATAATTAAACATTAATATCTTTTaagttttctctttattttagttttgaAACCACTGGAAATTTAAACTCACTTTTTTAATGCCTTAAATATGAATATTACATCAGCTGCAAAACGTCACTTTTCACAGTTGGAGAACCTGGTTTACTACAACCGCCTGAAGAACTCAAAAATAGTCATCAGTGACTTCCATCTTGCCAAGCTGGAGAACGGACTAATCAAAGAGCCCTGTGGGACGCCAGAGTATCTGGGTGAGAATATTAAATTTCACAACATGCAAATGAGACAGTGCTTGTTCTGGTTTACAGACGTGCAGAAATGTAGTGAATGTCTTTTCTTCTGGTGCAGCTCCAGAGGTAGTTGGCAGACAGCGATACGGCAGACCCGTGGACTGCTGGGCAACAGGCGTCATCACGTATATTTTGTAAGTTATGTTTATGAGACTTAAAGGCTTATTCTCCGTCACATGTGGAAATTTGATTGACCTGTAATGCTCTGTTACAGCATAAGCTTGTTTAAATATAGGATGAAGGCTTTTTTTGACTCCACATATTCCTCCTTTTTTCACTCTATCTTACGTCAGGCTGTCAGGCAACCCGCCTTTCTACGATgaaactgatgatgatgattatgaaaACCATGACAAGAACTTGTTCAGAAAGATCCTAGCAGGAGATTATGAGTTTGACTCTCCGTACTGGGATGAAATCTCTGATTCAGGTACTTTTAGGATAAAGATAACATTGTGAAGCAACACACTGACAGCTTGCTCGGTAAACATTTCAGATTTGGAgagttttctcctcttttttccGCTAGAGTGTTCAAACATATGTCatatttatgttcttgtctGTCAGGGGAATATACCTGTTCTTTGTTGAGTTTCTTCTGTATGATATTTTTCTCTGACAGCTAAGAGTTTGGTTGCTCGTTTGATGGAGGTGGATCAAGACCAGAGACTGACAGCCCAGGAGGCTATAAACCATGAATGGTAGGCAACAGAGCTTTGATAAATTGTGCATTTAAATCAGAGGACTCTGATCTGACCGTATTAATTTGATCTAAAAGGCTTCTCAaaagttcattttgttttttgttggaaTCATGCAAAGAAACAGCGGTTAACTTATCCAGGATTGTTACTGTCCTGAGCATTAATTGCACTTTCTCAGTGCAATCTCTCTGACAGTCAAATTATGCACAGGTGACAGCAACACATcaagcaaaaatatttattataaatggtTTTTTAAGCATATAGATGTTCACTATACGTGCAACAATATTTGTGCAAAGTTTGATTCAGATAAGCTCACCCGTTAGGGAGCAGATAGGGTACAGacagatatatatacatacatatgctACGATCATTATAGCATTATAGTAAGATTATTAGCAGACACACTGGCTGTGTCTGAGACAAAGATCAGGCACAAACAGTCTTAAAACTTGGTTCCCTGAAAATATATTGATTAACATTCTTCTGAATCCCGTTTGCATGTCTAAATGTGCTTTAATTAGAGTTACCTGTTACATTTCTCTATAAATATAATCTCATGTTGTCAACTTGACTTTATCACCTGTATACATCATTTTTTAGCTTCCCAGTTACCACTGCTTATTTATATTTCACACGTCTAACCTATGAACACAAATAGACTGTCAATGCCAAACTACTGTAGAAAAATACCCAAGATAAAAATGATCCTTAAAGGTTAGTTCGTCCTTAGAAAAGTTTGCCAATCgataaaacaaacagcaaattgAGTAATACTGTGTGTAGCAGCCCGTGGCATACGAAGGTAGGGATAATGTAAAGTtgtatttctcctgttttgtgcAACAGGATCTCTGGTGGTGCAGCCTCAGATAAGAACATCAAGGAAAATGTGTGCGCACAAATAGAAAAGAACTTTGCCAGAGCTAAATGGAAGGTAAGCCCTTTTGTTCTCTCTTTCCggaagctttttcttttctttttcaaaaagtTCGACAATAGTTCTACTGTCTTTGAACAAGGATATACAGCAGCACGGTACAGTGTTGTGTAACTGTGAGTTGCACTTTTGGGGGGGGTTATAGCACCAATTTGAGTTCAGTTTGATCTTAATTCTCCCACAGAAAGCTGTTCGGGTCACCACCATCATGAAGAGACTGAGAGCACCTGAGCACAGTGACGCAAAGGCGGCGAACCCTGCAGCCGGGGCCCCAGCAGACTCCACAGCTCCCCAGGCTGCTGCCGACCCTCCTGCTCCTTCATCTGCCACGGCACCTGAGGGTTCAACCGCTCTGGCTACAGAGCTCCCCGCCGGAGCGGAGAAAAGCCAACCGGCACCAGAGGCCTCGGCCGGGGTGGCGCCCTCAGCCGAAGACCAACAGCAGCCCAGCCCGGCTCCACATGGGGACGAGCCCACATCGCGTTGCAACGGCGAAGCTTCAGCTGCTCTTCACACACCTGCTGAAGCTGGTGATGAGCAGGGTTAAAAACCGACCTCCCACCCCCGCCCCCTGTTTGACTTCTGCAGTCCCCACCAACTCCTGCACACTGTACATTAGCTGCTAGCATGGTGACACTGACTCTGCTTCTCTTTCACTTGCAGCATTAGTATCATCTCATGGAAGCTGTGTGCTACCTTTCCTGAGCCTGACTGCTATGTTGCCTtggctttttctgttttttttaaccatgtacggtgcttttttttttcctgacctCCCCCAGTGTGTGTCAAATTATATAAACAATAACTTCTCAATCTTTAGTTTTAGGGCTAAAACAATTTGCTGTCAAGCTGTGGCTTGCAGCTAacattttctttccatttcttcTCATAGTGATAAGAGAATAATGGAAGACAtaattgtgctgaaaacagctttGATTCCTCTTTAATGAGCCAACTTGGGAAACTTCTCCCTGCAGTTATCCTCGCAATTCCAGTATTTGTTTGTAGAATCGGTAGAAAAGTTTTGCTTCTTAACATTCGCACCTGAGGAAGATCACGAGCACTTCTCTCACTTGACACATATGGCTGTCTTTACCGTCTGTTGTATTCTCCACTTACCAGTTAATGGGCTTTAATCAGCGACTGGGAGTTTTTAAGCCAGTGTTGTGTTTAGAACGAGGCAGCTTCACACAtaagcacacacagacactatgTTTCTTTGCTAAGTTCCTGCTCAGGAAAGAACCTCATAGCTGTAAGTGTAAAGATTCTGTACATAGAGACCTTTGTAGAAGTAGCCAAAACAGCATGCTTTCTCACTTTTGCTGTTCATTTTACACCCACTTGGTGGATAAAGATGTGCTACAGCCAGCTTTGTCTTATCACATGCCACAGCATTGTCGTCTCTTGCCATAAGCCATGTGAAGGCTAATGTTCTTTTCAAAAGCATACCGTACATTACGCTATCAACTACTGCTGTTCCTTTGGCGCCCCCGCTGTTAATGTGAAACAACCCCACCACTGTCTTCATCCATTTTTACATAGCAGTTCTATGCATCCAAATTTTTTtgtagcttttcttttttagacgCCCTCGTGACATCCCGCCATCTTTTATTTGTTCAAAACATTTGTGTTCAGATACCGACTCAAAATACTTCATGCACTGTGGTGACTTCGCTGTAATTAGGGCACCATCACTTACTCTTTGTTGACCTGTATTGTACTGAGATGTGCAACATATttacactgtgtttttttttactatttctattatgtatttatttaaaactttatgtacatgatcatgttttttttttctctgtttctttttatttatttggctcttactttctctttttatttcataGATTTTTCAGCTTATACTTGATAAACAGTAATAACAATCTCATCTTTTCTTATCACTGATCCCCTTGAGTATTAATAATGAGCTACAGAAGGAAACCTCTGTAATCACTCTAGTGGAGTTAGAGCAATATTTGACTGGCTGCAGAAACTGTGATTCCTGGTGTCCTTTCGATACAGTCCACGTACCTGTAAGTAGAAGTCTGTAGTCCTTTCTCAGCTGTCAGGCCCATGAGGGCCACTGACCTACATAGACACTGACATATGGCTGCTGTCAAATTAATATGTGTCTTGATGGGTGGACTGTAAGTTCCCATGAGCCCGAAACACGGGCCACATGAAGACAGTAGCCACTCTGCCAGTGCTATGACTCAAGTGTAGTATGTCATGGCTTATGCACAGCCAGCTTGTCTGATTTCCCCACTCTGTTGTCAAGAATATTTACTGTGCACACCTGTCAAATTATATAATAAAAAGATATATTTCTCCATTTGAAACTAAATGGGAAGAAAAAAGCAAAGGTTTACTATAGAATCTCAAGTTTGacctttttttgttacagtcGTTTACTCATAAAAGTATCTCTTTGAATGTGTTTAAAGTAGATTAGTCGACGCATCGTTCAGATTGCATCACCATCTTTCTCACATTGTTTAGGATGAATATTTCATCTTTAAGAAGATGCTTAGCCAGAAAgatatcagattttttttaatgtgaatagATTATTTCATGTAGTGTGTTCTCTTTGTTTAGATGGCAAATAAATACTGTTCATATACTGTTGCACAGTTTGAAGCAATGCTTTTTTCCAATACATACTCATAAACCCTGTATTTAATAACCCATGTCTGTTCATTTTGCCGAGCACTTCCAGGTGTATTTGTAGATGTGATGTTGCCAGGGCCAGTGGTCATCTGTAGGTCCTGTCCTGCATTTGTGAGCTCTGTACTGTACTCCTTGACTGAGTTGATGACTTTGATGGTAATAAAATTGGATTCATCTGTTTATCCATGTGCGATCAGCTCTTATTTCTCGTCCAAGCGCAAAGATTGTGTACAGCATCTTTCAAACCAGTGAAGATTATTTtgagaaaatgtgggaaagagCCTGCGTCATTACGCTCTGCTTTCCCCCTAACCCGGAGGAGAGCATCTGTGTTACACGCGCTCAATTAGCACCAGCTTAGCACCCTTCCTCGTGGGGTGTGAACTCGTGTTTCgaaaaatcccagcagtgccaTTTGGTGACACTTTCCAAGACACTTGAATTGCATCGCACTGGAATAATAATGCAGAGAGCTCGCTCTCCAGGCCCTCCGGGGTTTAAATAGGCTTCCTCTAGTGAGACTTTCTCTTTTTAATGCCCATTCTGCAATAGTATGCAGCCATTGATAGAGCCATCAGGGCTCAAGGGGATCCTAACTCTGTCTTTTTGTCATTGGATGACTTCATTAAGAATGGTAGGATGAGAGAAGTGTCTTTTTCTTCACTCTCTCAAGCAGTTGCGCGGAGATGAAATGCCAGTGATCAGAGTCTGTCCTTGctgagaggagaagagaaatTCATATGGAATACAAAAAATGTTCTTCCTCTGGGCAAAGCTTACATATAAGCTAAAAGCTAAGACAATAACTGCACATTGTGAACTAAATTTTGCGCAATTAATGTGCAATTACAGCAACAAGCAAGAATGAATCCCTTCTTTTTATCGATGGTCTTTTTGGTCTTTTTGTCGATGTTACCACCTCTTCCTCAATCTGGTAGTGATTAACAGATGTGCTGTAGACTCAGTTATTGGCATGcaggttaaaaagaaaatcaaaacaaatcatTCCCATACTAACTTGCTTACCTCCCTCTCACTCTAAAATCCTACAGAATACACGTATATGTTTAATTTCTTATCATCTGTAAACAGTCTATAATCATATAACTTTGACAATAAATaatgttaaatttaaaaaataaatctaaattaATGCCAAGAAATA
This genomic interval from Oreochromis niloticus isolate F11D_XX linkage group LG5, O_niloticus_UMD_NMBU, whole genome shotgun sequence contains the following:
- the camkvb gene encoding caM kinase-like vesicle-associated protein, coding for MPFGCLTIGEKKDYHSPSDVTDKYDLGQIVKSEEFCEIFRAKDRTTMKMYTCKKFLKKDGRKVRKAAKNEIAILKMVKHPNILQLVDVFETKKEYFLFLELATGREVFDWILDQGYYSERDTSNVVRQVLEAVAYLHSLHIVHRNLKLENLVYYNRLKNSKIVISDFHLAKLENGLIKEPCGTPEYLAPEVVGRQRYGRPVDCWATGVITYILLSGNPPFYDETDDDDYENHDKNLFRKILAGDYEFDSPYWDEISDSAKSLVARLMEVDQDQRLTAQEAINHEWISGGAASDKNIKENVCAQIEKNFARAKWKKAVRVTTIMKRLRAPEHSDAKAANPAAGAPADSTAPQAAADPPAPSSATAPEGSTALATELPAGAEKSQPAPEASAGVAPSAEDQQQPSPAPHGDEPTSRCNGEASAALHTPAEAGDEQG